The following coding sequences are from one Paenibacillus sp. FSL R5-0912 window:
- a CDS encoding FeoA family protein: protein MAEAVIPLSEAVNGSTLRISGIEVQGVLRRRLLDLGFVVGNSVEVLRRSPLGDPTAFRVSNTTIALRREESSLIYGQLMGGGEG, encoded by the coding sequence ATGGCTGAAGCCGTTATTCCATTGTCAGAGGCTGTGAACGGCAGTACGCTGCGCATCAGCGGCATTGAAGTTCAAGGTGTGCTGCGGAGAAGACTGCTTGATCTGGGATTCGTCGTCGGGAATAGCGTAGAAGTGCTGCGGCGCAGCCCGCTGGGAGATCCTACGGCATTCCGGGTAAGCAATACGACGATTGCCCTGCGCCGGGAAGAGAGCTCTTTAATCTACGGGCAATTAATGGGAGGCGGTGAAGGATGA
- a CDS encoding GerAB/ArcD/ProY family transporter, translated as MPKKEQVTSLQIAFMIMLFEIGSTPLFLLGGKAKQDSWLAMCTGSAAGFILLLLLMWIQHRSQDTDLIGMLKFHFGKVPGSFIGGIYSLYFAYQSMRNVRDLGELTSMTLLPRTPMSITMIIFVLLALYAIWKGAEVIFRLPEVLLPVMIFFYIVLVVLLGIMGSIDFTRLGPVLDGGLMPVVKAALPDIVSFPFGQMIVFLMLWSLWDKPGVPVKYTVNAYLLISLFLIFMNALNVAVLGPTIAGISQLPFLKTVRTLSNLKFVERLDILVTIQLFLGLLIKMMLFYFCSVKAIAELTGKPAKWWVFPVGAVIYGASFLERDYTQHIAIGLGPSLKLDPVFQVAIPLLLAISILVHSGSKRSTS; from the coding sequence ATGCCCAAGAAAGAACAGGTCACTTCCCTGCAAATCGCGTTCATGATCATGCTGTTTGAAATCGGCAGCACGCCGCTGTTTCTGCTTGGTGGCAAGGCCAAGCAGGATTCCTGGCTGGCGATGTGTACAGGTTCTGCTGCCGGATTCATCCTTCTGCTTCTTCTGATGTGGATCCAGCACCGTTCTCAGGATACAGATCTGATTGGTATGCTTAAATTCCATTTCGGCAAGGTTCCAGGATCATTCATCGGAGGAATCTACAGCTTATATTTCGCCTACCAGTCCATGCGTAATGTCCGTGATCTGGGTGAATTGACGTCAATGACTCTGCTTCCAAGAACGCCAATGTCGATCACGATGATAATCTTTGTACTTCTTGCCCTGTATGCTATCTGGAAGGGGGCTGAGGTTATTTTCAGGCTGCCTGAGGTTCTGCTGCCGGTGATGATCTTCTTTTACATTGTGCTTGTTGTGCTGCTTGGAATAATGGGTTCCATTGATTTCACCCGCCTGGGTCCTGTCTTGGATGGCGGACTGATGCCGGTTGTCAAAGCTGCGCTGCCGGATATCGTCTCGTTCCCCTTCGGGCAGATGATTGTGTTCCTGATGCTGTGGTCTCTATGGGATAAGCCTGGTGTGCCCGTAAAATATACAGTGAACGCCTATCTGCTCATCAGTCTGTTCCTGATCTTCATGAACGCGCTCAATGTGGCGGTTCTCGGTCCGACCATAGCGGGGATCAGCCAGCTGCCTTTTCTCAAAACTGTCCGGACCTTATCGAACCTCAAGTTTGTGGAACGGCTCGATATCCTGGTGACCATCCAGCTCTTCCTGGGGCTGCTGATTAAGATGATGCTCTTCTATTTCTGTTCGGTAAAAGCTATTGCGGAGCTGACCGGCAAACCGGCCAAGTGGTGGGTCTTTCCGGTAGGCGCCGTTATCTATGGAGCTTCCTTTCTGGAGCGCGACTACACACAGCATATTGCCATCGGCCTGGGCCCAAGCCTTAAGCTTGATCCGGTGTTTCAAGTCGCCATCCCGCTGCTGCTGGCTATTTCCATCCTGGTGCACAGCGGGTCTAAGCGATCCACTTCGTAG
- a CDS encoding nucleoside recognition domain-containing protein produces the protein MESPHAINGHDPVDSLLAAAKKLADQGGIRDEIVSGIYGVSAAICSDAVTYQDKKKLGSTYKLDNIVTSKLWGFPIMLAGLGLVFWITIAGANYPSSWLASLFSWIEGYLTAGFTALHAPAWLHGVLVLGLYRGTSWVISVMLPPMMIFFPVFALLENFGYLPRVAFNMDRLFKKSGGHGKQALTMSMGFGCNAAAILSTRIIESPRERMLAILTNNFVPCNGRWPTLILLSSMFMVGAATTGMLRTFSTALVLMGIVLVGITVTLSVSWVMSRTALRGVPTHYTLELPPYRRPQIWKTIIRSSKEKSLNVLTRAIVVAAPAGIITWILGNVFVGGESVLNHMAAFFDPFAQLLGMDGFIIMAFILGLPANEIVLPILLMGYMSSGAMVDIEGLGSIKDIFLSHGWTWLTALNMMLFSLLHYPCGTTLVNIYKETKSMKWAVLSAVIPLGIAIAVTFLVAAAARLFGWV, from the coding sequence ATGGAATCACCGCATGCCATTAACGGTCACGACCCGGTGGATTCTCTGCTCGCGGCCGCTAAGAAGCTGGCTGATCAAGGGGGAATCCGCGATGAGATTGTCAGCGGGATCTACGGCGTATCCGCCGCCATCTGCAGCGATGCAGTCACTTACCAAGATAAGAAGAAGCTTGGCAGCACCTATAAACTGGATAATATCGTTACCTCCAAGCTCTGGGGCTTCCCCATCATGCTTGCCGGTCTCGGCCTGGTATTCTGGATTACGATTGCCGGGGCCAACTATCCTTCAAGCTGGCTTGCCTCCCTCTTCAGCTGGATCGAGGGCTATCTGACTGCAGGATTCACCGCTCTTCATGCGCCGGCCTGGCTGCATGGCGTCCTTGTGCTCGGATTGTACCGCGGAACCTCATGGGTCATCAGTGTCATGCTGCCGCCGATGATGATTTTCTTCCCGGTGTTTGCGCTGCTGGAGAATTTCGGGTATCTGCCCCGGGTAGCCTTTAACATGGACCGCCTGTTCAAGAAATCCGGCGGCCACGGCAAGCAGGCCTTAACGATGTCGATGGGCTTCGGCTGCAATGCTGCCGCCATTCTCTCGACCCGCATTATTGAATCGCCCCGTGAACGGATGCTGGCTATTCTGACCAACAACTTCGTGCCCTGCAACGGCCGCTGGCCCACACTTATCCTGCTCTCCTCCATGTTCATGGTCGGAGCCGCTACAACCGGAATGCTGCGCACCTTCTCCACGGCTCTGGTACTGATGGGCATCGTGCTGGTCGGCATTACCGTAACTCTGAGTGTATCCTGGGTCATGTCCAGAACAGCGCTGCGCGGTGTGCCTACCCATTACACGCTGGAGCTTCCGCCATACCGCCGCCCGCAGATCTGGAAGACAATCATCCGCTCCTCCAAAGAGAAATCGCTTAATGTGCTGACCCGTGCTATCGTCGTAGCCGCACCGGCCGGCATTATCACCTGGATTCTCGGCAATGTGTTTGTCGGCGGGGAGAGCGTGCTTAACCATATGGCTGCATTCTTTGATCCTTTTGCCCAACTGCTCGGCATGGACGGCTTCATTATTATGGCCTTCATCCTGGGGCTCCCGGCCAATGAGATTGTGCTGCCCATCCTGCTCATGGGCTACATGTCCTCGGGTGCCATGGTCGATATTGAAGGTCTTGGCAGCATCAAGGATATCTTCCTGAGCCACGGCTGGACCTGGCTGACTGCACTGAATATGATGTTGTTCTCCCTGCTGCATTATCCTTGCGGCACCACGCTGGTGAACATCTACAAGGAGACCAAAAGCATGAAGTGGGCGGTGCTCTCCGCCGTCATTCCGCTCGGCATCGCCATCGCGGTAACCTTCCTGGTTGCAGCCGCTGCCCGGCTGTTCGGCTGGGTATGA
- a CDS encoding STM4014 family protein: MPPVEPLIVFCNPGDRRSEGIQQARSRLGMPPAVLIPYAGLLQGQPLADLLEQTGYRLDMLPVREQPLGGVSGQAGQRVDAMQVLDALQGQAKVNSPAPDRLPELTELAAQGRDISRLAMPAASAPAAPAPDTAPPLLRLESPGGSFETERALIALGAPDAPDADDSLHPYGGQPDLRPLSFKTAGALKDMPGVLHHPSQWFRGYCRLLARIQREAAQLLPSARWTNHPGEIAAMTDKRRTQQILAAAGVPIPRPLRSSSGQAPVDYASLRGLMLSQRMHRVFIKLASGSAASGVIAYQLHPATGAEVAVTTIGVESYITRPPVYYNSGKLRRYTDSALLAGIINWLYRHGAYAEQWIPKPGAGGQSFDIRQLVVAGVACHSVARVSSTPITNLHLRSRRMTPAEAGLTEDMQAEVRHTAEQSLAAFPRSSVAGIDVLLGSTGRTYTADVNPFGDLLYDVEYHGCSTYEWEMKQLSGRNLAL; the protein is encoded by the coding sequence ATGCCACCCGTAGAGCCGCTGATTGTGTTCTGCAATCCCGGCGACAGGCGCTCGGAAGGCATCCAGCAGGCGCGAAGCCGCCTCGGCATGCCTCCGGCAGTCCTGATTCCGTACGCTGGGCTGTTGCAGGGCCAGCCGCTGGCTGATTTGCTGGAGCAGACGGGGTATAGGCTGGACATGCTACCGGTGCGGGAGCAGCCGCTGGGCGGAGTGTCCGGGCAGGCGGGGCAGCGGGTTGATGCAATGCAGGTACTGGATGCATTGCAGGGACAAGCAAAGGTGAATTCACCGGCACCGGACAGATTGCCGGAGCTAACAGAGCTGGCTGCCCAAGGCCGCGACATCAGCCGGCTGGCCATGCCGGCCGCATCTGCCCCCGCAGCGCCTGCCCCGGACACGGCCCCGCCGCTGCTGCGGCTGGAGTCGCCGGGCGGCAGCTTCGAAACCGAGCGCGCCTTGATCGCGCTCGGTGCGCCGGATGCGCCGGACGCAGACGACTCGCTGCATCCTTACGGCGGCCAGCCGGACCTCCGTCCGCTGAGCTTCAAGACGGCCGGCGCGCTCAAGGATATGCCCGGCGTGCTGCATCATCCGTCCCAGTGGTTCCGCGGCTACTGCCGGCTGCTGGCCCGGATTCAGCGTGAAGCCGCGCAGCTCCTGCCCTCCGCCCGCTGGACCAACCATCCCGGCGAGATTGCCGCGATGACCGATAAACGCCGGACGCAGCAGATTCTGGCCGCGGCTGGCGTCCCTATTCCCCGGCCGCTCAGGAGCAGCAGCGGACAAGCACCCGTGGACTACGCCTCCCTCCGCGGGCTGATGCTCTCGCAGCGGATGCACCGCGTATTCATCAAGCTGGCCAGCGGCTCAGCCGCATCCGGCGTCATTGCCTATCAGCTCCATCCGGCAACGGGAGCCGAGGTGGCGGTCACTACCATCGGGGTCGAGAGCTATATCACCCGCCCCCCGGTGTATTATAATTCCGGCAAGCTGCGGCGCTATACGGACTCTGCGCTCCTCGCCGGAATCATCAATTGGCTCTACCGCCACGGCGCCTATGCCGAGCAGTGGATTCCGAAGCCCGGCGCGGGCGGGCAATCGTTCGATATCCGCCAGCTGGTTGTTGCCGGTGTGGCCTGCCACTCGGTTGCACGGGTAAGCAGCACACCGATAACGAACCTGCATCTGCGCAGCCGCCGGATGACCCCGGCCGAAGCCGGTCTCACGGAGGACATGCAGGCAGAGGTACGGCATACGGCCGAGCAGTCTCTGGCTGCTTTTCCGCGTTCCTCCGTGGCGGGAATTGATGTACTCTTGGGGAGCACCGGGCGGACGTATACGGCGGATGTGAACCCTTTTGGCGACTTATTGTACGATGTGGAATACCACGGCTGCAGCACCTATGAATGGGAAATGAAACAGCTATCCGGGAGGAACCTGGCCCTATGA
- a CDS encoding STM4015 family protein: protein MTAVKLSIDYDAFEEGKRIETEIEQLSKSPEAAGVSSLTIGDWGQAYENSSEDAVQALVKHSASFPALRKLFIGEMGYEECEISWITQTDLSPLLPAYPELQSLTAQGGTDLRLSQLQHEKLEELIIITGGLGKNVLADIAAANLPNLQKLELYLGVDNYGFDGGLEDLYPLIEPGKFPKLTYLGLKNSEIQDEIAAALADAPILDQLETLDLSLGTLSDTGAEALLASGKIKGLKLLNLSHHYMSDGMIQRWKNSGLPADVSDQQKSDDEDDWRYPSITE from the coding sequence ATGACAGCAGTGAAGCTCAGTATCGATTACGATGCATTTGAAGAAGGTAAGCGGATAGAGACGGAGATTGAACAATTGAGCAAAAGCCCCGAAGCCGCTGGAGTAAGCAGTCTGACGATTGGGGATTGGGGGCAAGCCTACGAGAACAGCTCGGAGGATGCCGTCCAGGCGCTGGTGAAGCACAGTGCAAGTTTCCCTGCGTTGCGCAAGCTTTTTATTGGGGAAATGGGGTATGAGGAATGTGAAATTTCGTGGATTACCCAAACGGACCTCTCTCCACTGCTTCCCGCTTATCCGGAGCTGCAGTCATTGACTGCGCAGGGCGGCACGGACTTGCGGCTGAGCCAACTGCAGCATGAGAAGCTCGAGGAACTGATTATTATAACAGGCGGACTCGGTAAAAATGTCCTGGCCGATATCGCCGCCGCCAATCTGCCTAATCTGCAAAAGCTGGAATTATATCTAGGCGTGGACAACTACGGCTTTGACGGCGGTCTGGAAGACCTGTATCCGCTGATCGAACCCGGAAAGTTCCCCAAGCTTACCTATCTGGGACTCAAAAACAGTGAAATCCAGGATGAAATCGCTGCAGCCTTAGCCGATGCACCTATTCTGGATCAGCTCGAGACGCTCGACCTGTCACTCGGAACCCTTAGCGATACCGGCGCCGAGGCGCTGCTCGCCAGCGGGAAGATCAAAGGACTAAAGCTGCTCAACTTGAGCCATCATTATATGTCTGACGGAATGATTCAGCGCTGGAAGAACAGCGGACTGCCTGCCGATGTCAGCGACCAGCAGAAAAGCGACGACGAGGATGACTGGCGTTATCCGTCGATCACCGAGTGA
- a CDS encoding STM4012 family radical SAM protein yields the protein MTSIRQSTYYKSNDGQPPFSSGELQEWTGQITANPYRNYLYSYPHKTAYREFAAPISLEELWRNEPAESFFLYMHIPFCGARCGFCNLFTLPDKRANVHAEYVDALERQAKQWAAFTSHKPYARFAIGGGTPSLLAPAQLNRLFGIAADIMGVDLSATSISVETSPETLTEEKLSILKEHAVDRVSMGIQSFVAAESAAIYRPQDPDVVYRALELLGKYDFPILNLDLIYGLPGQTVESWLYSLNQALLHEPEEIFIYPLYTREHTIVKPGDLLRQSDIRHECYQAACRLLAEHGYRQYSMRRFAKEDAGTGKDLLDYSCQEEGMVGLGCGARSYTRNVHYASRYGVSRKATERIIADYVAAERYDTADYGIVLSLAEQKRRFILKAILHSEGLTVADYSRRFGSAVREDHPELGLLVQSGFAKDEEGILRLTPDGLGYSDSIGDWFISGEIREQMKGFILP from the coding sequence ATGACGTCAATCCGGCAATCCACTTATTACAAGAGCAATGACGGGCAACCTCCCTTCTCCTCCGGGGAGCTTCAGGAATGGACCGGACAGATTACGGCCAATCCTTACCGCAATTATCTCTATTCCTATCCGCACAAAACCGCTTACCGCGAGTTCGCGGCCCCCATTTCTTTAGAGGAACTGTGGCGGAACGAGCCTGCGGAGAGTTTCTTCTTATATATGCATATTCCCTTCTGCGGCGCACGCTGCGGCTTCTGCAACCTGTTCACCCTGCCCGATAAAAGAGCGAATGTCCACGCCGAGTACGTAGACGCGCTGGAACGGCAGGCGAAGCAGTGGGCTGCTTTTACCAGTCACAAACCTTATGCGCGCTTCGCCATCGGCGGCGGAACGCCAAGCCTGCTGGCTCCCGCGCAGTTGAACCGGCTGTTCGGCATTGCTGCGGATATCATGGGAGTGGATCTCTCAGCCACATCCATCTCCGTCGAAACCTCACCCGAGACGCTGACGGAGGAGAAGCTGTCGATTCTGAAGGAGCATGCCGTGGACCGGGTCAGCATGGGCATCCAGAGCTTCGTGGCCGCCGAGTCGGCTGCCATCTACCGGCCGCAGGACCCGGACGTGGTATACCGGGCGCTTGAGCTGCTGGGCAAATATGATTTCCCCATCCTCAATCTGGATCTGATCTACGGACTTCCGGGGCAAACGGTGGAATCATGGCTGTATTCGCTGAATCAGGCGCTGCTGCATGAGCCGGAGGAGATCTTCATCTATCCGCTCTACACCCGTGAGCATACGATTGTGAAGCCGGGCGATCTGCTGCGTCAGAGTGATATCCGCCATGAGTGTTATCAGGCTGCATGCCGGCTGCTGGCGGAGCATGGCTACCGCCAGTACTCGATGCGCAGGTTCGCCAAGGAGGATGCAGGAACCGGGAAGGATCTTCTGGATTACAGCTGCCAGGAGGAAGGCATGGTCGGTCTCGGCTGCGGTGCCCGCTCCTATACCCGGAATGTGCACTACGCTTCACGCTACGGCGTCAGCCGCAAAGCTACAGAGCGCATCATCGCTGACTATGTAGCAGCCGAACGTTATGATACTGCTGACTACGGGATTGTACTGAGCCTTGCAGAACAGAAACGGCGCTTCATTCTCAAAGCTATCCTGCATAGCGAAGGTCTCACCGTGGCAGATTACAGCAGGAGATTCGGTTCTGCGGTCCGGGAAGATCATCCCGAGCTGGGCCTGCTGGTACAGAGCGGCTTCGCCAAGGATGAAGAGGGCATCCTGCGGCTGACTCCGGATGGGCTCGGCTACTCCGATTCCATCGGGGACTGGTTCATCTCCGGCGAGATCAGGGAGCAGATGAAGGGGTTCATCCTGCCATGA
- a CDS encoding helix-turn-helix transcriptional regulator, whose protein sequence is MAKADYMLSILWMLKQRKRTAAELADELELSVRSIYRYIDALCASGVPVEADAGPGGGFWLPEQFSTAPLFFNDGERRALVQASAFARGSGYPYVDALDGAIAKLKRYSNEAQLSQMERHESGLAILHSPGEHPSLLLEELEVCTAEGLSLQMEYRKGNGTPASSRCIDPYGLVMWKGQWYLSGFCHLRQDIRNFRVDRIIGLQRTGAAFLRPDGFSARDFLLQRLLPATEEDSELTAVVIEAAEATLNDLCSHWLFGHTLERRSTGSARFLLNQAALHSYAPYFLLPYGKSLAIVEPASLKHKLSRVAADLAEHYKDS, encoded by the coding sequence ATGGCCAAAGCCGATTATATGCTGTCTATACTCTGGATGCTGAAGCAGCGCAAAAGAACGGCCGCCGAACTGGCAGACGAGCTTGAGCTGAGCGTCCGCTCGATCTACCGCTACATCGATGCGCTGTGCGCCAGCGGTGTCCCTGTAGAGGCCGATGCCGGGCCGGGCGGCGGCTTCTGGCTGCCGGAGCAATTCAGCACTGCTCCGCTATTCTTCAATGATGGAGAACGGCGGGCACTTGTACAGGCATCTGCCTTTGCCAGGGGGAGCGGCTACCCTTACGTTGATGCGCTCGACGGGGCAATTGCCAAGCTTAAGCGTTACAGCAATGAGGCCCAGCTGTCGCAGATGGAGCGCCATGAGAGCGGACTTGCGATCCTCCACTCCCCTGGAGAGCACCCTTCGCTGCTGCTTGAAGAACTGGAAGTCTGCACTGCGGAGGGTCTCTCTCTTCAGATGGAATACCGCAAGGGGAACGGTACCCCGGCGTCCTCCCGGTGCATCGACCCTTATGGTCTGGTGATGTGGAAGGGCCAGTGGTATCTCTCCGGCTTCTGCCATCTGCGCCAGGATATCCGCAACTTCCGGGTGGACCGGATCATCGGACTGCAGCGGACAGGGGCAGCCTTCCTTCGTCCTGACGGATTCTCGGCACGAGATTTCTTATTGCAGAGGCTGCTTCCTGCAACGGAGGAGGACTCTGAGTTAACCGCTGTGGTCATCGAAGCGGCCGAAGCCACCCTGAACGATCTGTGCAGTCACTGGCTATTCGGGCATACGCTGGAGCGGCGCAGCACGGGAAGTGCCCGGTTTCTGCTGAATCAGGCTGCCTTACACAGCTACGCCCCTTATTTCCTGTTGCCTTACGGCAAATCGCTGGCCATTGTGGAACCCGCGTCCCTCAAGCACAAGCTGTCCAGGGTTGCTGCGGATCTTGCCGAACATTATAAGGACTCTTAA
- a CDS encoding SRPBCC domain-containing protein codes for MRELKYDFYIGAAVAEVWEVLVSPEKVRQIYYGSVIRSSFVVGEQLEYVGPGAAGEETVHVYGTLLEYVPQQTLRYTHRTGPAYLTNRENYESVISWKLEPAGGCTRLTLVHGDWHPDDPSYDASNSSWWQILCNTKTLAETGRTLDFGSQE; via the coding sequence ATGAGAGAATTGAAGTATGACTTCTATATCGGTGCTGCCGTGGCAGAAGTATGGGAGGTTCTAGTCTCCCCGGAGAAGGTCCGGCAAATCTATTACGGAAGTGTAATCCGCTCCAGTTTTGTTGTGGGTGAGCAGCTGGAGTATGTAGGCCCGGGGGCAGCCGGGGAAGAGACGGTACATGTCTACGGCACTCTGCTCGAATATGTTCCGCAGCAGACGCTGCGCTATACCCATAGGACCGGCCCCGCTTACCTCACGAATAGAGAGAATTATGAGTCTGTCATCTCCTGGAAGCTGGAGCCAGCGGGCGGCTGTACCAGGCTGACACTGGTTCATGGAGACTGGCATCCGGATGATCCTTCCTACGATGCCAGCAACAGTTCATGGTGGCAGATTCTCTGCAATACGAAGACGCTGGCAGAAACCGGCCGCACACTGGATTTCGGCAGCCAGGAGTAG
- a CDS encoding STM4013/SEN3800 family hydrolase, protein MTDMNAVVGTHDILMITLDTLRYDAAVLEEANCPNLCGSGSWEKRHTPGSFTYAAHHAFFGGFLPTPATTNKAEHVRLFHSRNTGLATHPHTWLFDTPDMVSGLAAAGYQTVCIGGVIFFSKKVPLARVLPGYFQHSYWRMTFGVTNPRSTEHQVNHALKILNNTALDQRLFMFINVSAIHGPNHMFLPGAKRDSVDSQRAALRYADGELGRLFAAFRERGNPVFCLAFSDHGEAYGEDGYQGHRLAHETVWNVPYREFFI, encoded by the coding sequence ATGACCGATATGAATGCCGTTGTCGGCACCCACGATATCTTAATGATTACGCTCGATACGCTGCGCTATGATGCCGCTGTTCTGGAGGAGGCCAATTGTCCCAATCTGTGCGGCAGCGGTTCCTGGGAAAAGCGGCATACACCCGGCAGCTTCACCTATGCGGCCCATCACGCCTTCTTCGGCGGATTCCTGCCCACTCCGGCCACTACGAATAAGGCTGAGCATGTGCGGCTCTTCCATTCCCGGAATACCGGCCTTGCGACGCATCCCCATACCTGGCTGTTCGATACGCCGGATATGGTGTCAGGGCTGGCGGCGGCGGGATATCAGACGGTGTGTATCGGGGGCGTCATCTTTTTCAGCAAAAAGGTTCCCCTCGCCCGTGTCCTGCCCGGTTACTTCCAGCATAGCTACTGGCGGATGACGTTCGGGGTGACGAACCCGCGCTCCACGGAGCATCAGGTAAATCATGCGCTCAAGATACTGAACAATACCGCGCTGGACCAGCGATTGTTTATGTTCATTAATGTCTCGGCGATCCACGGCCCGAATCATATGTTCCTGCCTGGGGCGAAGCGTGATTCTGTGGACAGCCAGCGCGCTGCCCTCCGCTATGCCGACGGTGAACTGGGGCGTCTGTTTGCTGCCTTCCGCGAACGCGGTAACCCTGTGTTCTGCCTGGCGTTCTCCGATCATGGAGAAGCTTACGGTGAAGACGGCTACCAGGGCCACCGGCTGGCGCATGAAACGGTATGGAATGTTCCTTACCGCGAATTTTTTATATAG
- a CDS encoding FeoB small GTPase domain-containing protein yields MSQYTVAFAGNPNTGKSTLFNLLTGMRQHTGNWAGKTVVTAEGGFYHKNHTYLAVDLPGTYSLYSNSADEEAARDYIIFEQPDVTLVVLDATSLERNLNLALQVLEITGRAVVCINLIDEARRLGIDINLKRISKRLGVPVTAISARNKIGIEALLDQIERVATGAFKAEPLKITYSTDIEQGIAELIPMVEQTIGSRYPARWIALRLLDGDHSLLTSLKARMGRKDIPVSEEVVGHGITACH; encoded by the coding sequence ATGAGCCAGTACACGGTCGCTTTTGCAGGCAATCCCAACACGGGTAAGAGCACGCTGTTCAATCTGCTGACCGGCATGCGCCAGCATACCGGCAACTGGGCAGGCAAAACCGTAGTCACCGCCGAAGGCGGGTTCTACCACAAGAACCACACGTACCTGGCTGTGGATCTTCCGGGCACCTACTCGCTCTACTCCAACTCCGCCGATGAAGAGGCTGCGAGGGACTATATTATTTTTGAACAGCCGGATGTAACGCTAGTGGTCCTGGATGCTACCTCGCTGGAACGCAATCTTAACCTTGCCCTGCAGGTACTGGAGATCACCGGCCGTGCCGTGGTCTGCATCAATCTGATTGATGAAGCCCGCCGGCTTGGAATTGATATCAATCTGAAGCGGATCTCCAAGAGGCTCGGCGTTCCCGTAACCGCTATTTCTGCCCGTAACAAAATCGGTATTGAAGCGCTGCTTGATCAAATCGAGCGCGTGGCCACGGGTGCATTCAAGGCAGAGCCGCTGAAAATCACCTACAGCACCGACATTGAGCAAGGCATTGCCGAGCTGATTCCTATGGTTGAGCAGACCATCGGTTCGAGATACCCCGCCCGCTGGATTGCCCTCCGGCTGCTGGATGGTGATCACAGCCTGCTTACTTCACTCAAAGCCCGCATGGGCCGCAAGGATATTCCCGTAAGCGAGGAGGTGGTCGGCCATGGAATCACCGCATGCCATTAA
- a CDS encoding Ger(x)C family spore germination protein, translating to MNKPGRTLCLILMVPLLSALLSGCWDNRELSELGITSGSAYDWENNEWKATYQVINPSSGSSGMGGSGGGSTSSPPFLTFTVKGRTIMEAIERTNLTSTREMFFSHSRITVIGESLAKHGINQLLDLFLRKQDARETVYMFISQGDAGDILDQLMQMTKNQGAGIQLMIEQEAKLLSYYPGTRLYELAMALSSESGSAVLPEIRLTGPKIMDETSETGVTDLPSRLELGRLGVLKGEKFVGWLNQKQAFGLSFMTDNIESATIAFASQPAISGKPDASFILQNSTTSVRPVWAKDHYIMDINIKGSGVLTELGSVMDLNDRAAITGMEESLEQQVTELVNTSWAEIKKLGADVTGFAVRIHRSDRKHWKQIEKEKSWDSVFKEIEIRPHVSFQIERTGLSNKSFKSVQQE from the coding sequence ATGAATAAACCGGGAAGAACGCTGTGCCTTATACTCATGGTCCCGCTTCTATCCGCGCTTCTCTCCGGCTGCTGGGATAACCGCGAACTGAGCGAGCTCGGCATTACTTCGGGTTCGGCTTATGACTGGGAGAACAACGAGTGGAAGGCCACCTATCAGGTCATCAATCCTTCCTCAGGTTCAAGCGGCATGGGAGGCAGCGGAGGCGGCAGTACAAGTTCTCCGCCATTCCTCACCTTCACGGTAAAAGGCAGGACGATCATGGAAGCCATTGAAAGAACCAATCTGACCAGCACCCGCGAGATGTTCTTCTCTCATTCACGGATTACCGTCATCGGGGAAAGCCTGGCTAAGCACGGGATTAACCAACTGCTGGACCTGTTCCTGCGCAAGCAGGATGCCAGGGAAACAGTATATATGTTTATTTCCCAGGGAGATGCCGGTGATATTCTGGATCAGCTGATGCAGATGACCAAGAATCAGGGCGCCGGCATCCAGCTTATGATTGAGCAGGAAGCAAAGCTCCTCTCCTATTATCCCGGCACCCGCCTGTATGAGCTGGCCATGGCACTCTCCTCTGAATCCGGCAGTGCGGTATTGCCGGAAATCCGGCTCACCGGACCTAAGATTATGGATGAGACCAGTGAGACCGGAGTTACGGACCTGCCCTCGCGCCTGGAGCTGGGAAGGCTGGGTGTGCTAAAGGGTGAGAAGTTTGTGGGCTGGCTTAACCAGAAACAAGCCTTCGGATTATCTTTTATGACTGACAATATCGAGTCGGCTACTATAGCCTTTGCATCCCAGCCCGCAATAAGCGGCAAGCCGGATGCTTCATTTATTCTCCAGAATTCAACTACTTCCGTGCGTCCGGTCTGGGCCAAGGATCATTATATTATGGATATAAATATCAAAGGCAGCGGTGTGCTCACCGAGCTCGGTAGCGTTATGGATTTGAATGACCGCGCTGCCATCACCGGAATGGAGGAATCCCTCGAACAGCAGGTGACGGAGCTCGTGAATACCTCTTGGGCGGAGATCAAAAAGCTGGGTGCTGACGTCACGGGATTTGCGGTGAGAATTCACCGCAGCGACCGCAAGCACTGGAAGCAGATTGAGAAGGAGAAGAGCTGGGACAGCGTATTTAAGGAGATTGAGATCCGCCCGCATGTCTCGTTCCAGATTGAACGGACAGGCCTCAGCAATAAATCGTTCAAATCCGTCCAGCAGGAGTAA